The proteins below come from a single Spirochaetia bacterium 38H-sp genomic window:
- a CDS encoding segregation/condensation protein A, with the protein MDQKEEEKYNIKTEAFEGPLDLLLFLIKKSEINIYDIPIAEITEQYLEYLKYAEKVDLENITEFYVMAATLIYIKSQMLLPRTTEDLSEDIEDPRKELVDKLIEYQKIKKLTSLMEKQMETEDPLLWFSRKKQQPALPFDNKETTEEMDIWELFQVFSKMISDLSAEKIIDLYEEISTSEKLALMYEKLEDRDEFPFTELITRPDSIMDIICAFLAVLEASKNKIIKIFQNKMFGDIFIRRRENKENTEEDETDT; encoded by the coding sequence ATGGACCAAAAAGAAGAAGAAAAATACAACATAAAAACAGAAGCTTTTGAAGGGCCTCTGGATCTGCTACTTTTTTTGATAAAAAAATCGGAAATAAACATATATGACATTCCAATAGCAGAAATAACAGAACAGTATTTGGAATATCTCAAATATGCAGAAAAAGTAGACCTAGAAAACATAACAGAATTCTACGTAATGGCAGCAACACTGATATACATAAAATCACAGATGCTTTTACCAAGAACAACAGAAGATCTGTCGGAAGACATAGAAGATCCCAGAAAAGAACTGGTGGACAAACTGATAGAATACCAAAAGATAAAAAAGCTAACATCCCTTATGGAAAAGCAAATGGAGACAGAAGATCCCTTATTGTGGTTTAGCAGAAAGAAACAACAACCGGCATTACCATTTGACAACAAAGAAACCACAGAAGAAATGGACATATGGGAACTCTTTCAAGTATTCTCAAAAATGATATCCGATCTTTCTGCAGAGAAGATAATAGACCTGTATGAAGAAATAAGCACAAGCGAAAAACTTGCACTAATGTATGAAAAACTGGAAGACAGAGATGAGTTTCCCTTTACAGAGCTTATAACAAGACCGGATTCCATAATGGATATAATTTGCGCCTTTCTAGCAGTACTGGAAGCAAGCAAAAACAAAATAATAAAAATATTCCAAAACAAAATGTTTGGTGATATCTTTATAAGAAGAAGAGAAAATAAGGAGAACACAGAGGAGGATGAAACTGACACGTGA
- the scpB gene encoding SMC-Scp complex subunit ScpB, whose amino-acid sequence MKLTREASLIEAILFLENEPLSIDQLEKITGLPKNAVETVLEELKTEYEKDYHGVCLYMSPDEVFFAPKKELWPYLKDRYGKKTGNKLSKAALETLAIIAYRQPITKAEIEAIRGVSSDAMVRLLMSRNLIQETGKKDVPGRPAMYGTTKDFLRAFGLRSIADLPKLEKEEAEKFELNG is encoded by the coding sequence ATGAAACTGACACGTGAAGCATCACTAATAGAAGCAATACTGTTTCTGGAAAACGAACCCTTATCAATAGACCAGTTGGAAAAAATAACAGGGCTTCCCAAAAATGCGGTAGAAACCGTTTTGGAAGAATTAAAAACAGAGTACGAAAAAGACTACCATGGAGTTTGTTTGTACATGTCACCTGACGAGGTATTCTTTGCTCCCAAAAAAGAGCTTTGGCCATACCTCAAAGATAGATACGGCAAAAAAACAGGCAATAAACTTAGCAAAGCGGCACTTGAGACACTGGCTATAATTGCATACAGACAACCCATAACCAAGGCAGAAATAGAAGCAATAAGAGGAGTTTCCTCTGATGCAATGGTAAGACTTCTTATGTCTAGAAACCTCATACAAGAAACAGGAAAAAAAGATGTTCCAGGAAGACCTGCAATGTACGGGACAACCAAAGATTTTTTAAGAGCGTTTGGACTTAGAAGTATAGCTGACCTACCAAAACTAGAAAAAGAAGAGGCGGAAAAATTTGAACTCAATGGATAA
- a CDS encoding pseudouridine synthase produces MDKKKLRLQVFLAKAGLGSRRHCESLIEEGRVAVNGETVQQQGITVNPDSDTITLDGKKVRIEKNKIYIALHKPPGYMCSHRDDKGRPLIYQLVSPIIKERLFTVGRLDFLSSGLILLTNDGDFADKIMHPSGCIEKEYLVETKKPVEKTFLDKYKKGIYIKGIKYTLKRYKWYGPNKFALILEEGKNREIRNILHAWNIPVARLHRIRIGPVQLATLRPGEFRKLTEREIKGLINADNSGN; encoded by the coding sequence ATGGATAAAAAAAAGCTGAGATTACAAGTGTTTCTTGCAAAAGCCGGACTAGGCTCAAGAAGACACTGTGAATCACTCATAGAAGAAGGAAGAGTTGCTGTCAACGGAGAGACAGTGCAACAACAAGGCATAACTGTAAATCCTGATTCAGACACAATAACCCTTGACGGGAAAAAAGTAAGAATAGAAAAAAACAAGATATACATAGCTTTACACAAACCTCCAGGATACATGTGTTCTCATAGAGATGACAAAGGAAGACCTCTTATATATCAATTGGTTTCACCAATAATCAAAGAACGCCTCTTTACGGTGGGAAGACTTGATTTCTTATCATCTGGATTAATCTTGCTGACAAACGATGGAGATTTTGCAGATAAAATAATGCACCCATCCGGATGCATAGAAAAAGAATACCTTGTAGAAACAAAAAAACCAGTAGAAAAGACTTTTCTTGATAAATACAAAAAAGGCATATATATAAAAGGCATAAAATACACTCTCAAGCGATACAAATGGTACGGCCCAAACAAATTTGCACTCATACTTGAGGAAGGCAAAAACAGAGAAATAAGGAATATACTTCATGCTTGGAACATACCGGTTGCAAGGCTGCACAGGATCAGAATAGGGCCTGTACAACTTGCAACTCTAAGACCGGGAGAATTTAGAAAACTTACAGAAAGAGAAATAAAAGGACTTATAAATGCAGATAATAGTGGCAATTGA